The stretch of DNA TTGTCGAGAGAATGCGGTGTAGGGGCGAGGGATTTTTTGTTCGCTCGACAGAACGCAACTTCAGGAAGGCATCACCGCGTCCCTCCGAGGAAGTTGCCAAATTGGCTTTCCGCGTTCTGCTTTATTACGCGAGTGCAACTGTCATCCATCCCGTTACCCGTagtcgtctctctcttgtgACGGTTTGCCGTGTTCAATATACTGTGGATGACCACCGCAAAAATGAATCGAGCGTATAGAGGTCGGTGTCCCGCTTCCGGGATTCGAGTCGGTGACGCTTGGCCCTGCAGTGCCAGAAGCTCAACGAATGTAGTCGGTGCTTCTCGTGGCAGCGTCATCCATACGTGTCTAACTCGAGTCACAGAACATTTCTCAATTACCAATGTGACCAGACGTCTTGGGTTTCTGAACACGCTTCGTGTGGGGGGAACCTCTGTCTGATACACTCCCAGCTCTAAAAACCCCCAGAGACGGttctccgctgcagcgcagcaagCCTTGCACCTGTATAACTGTAGCTAACTGGATCTATATAGCTGTGGCGCGTCGGTGTCCTGACTGGCAAAAGTCCCAAGATGCTGTCGCCAGACAACGCAAATCGATGAATCACGTGATGTCTCGCGGACTGTGTATAGCTTGCTTTATTACAGAAGGAGAAATACAAAGTCGTTTACTAACTCAGCAGAAAACAAACCAGGCATGGCGCGATATTTCGCTGTAGAAGCATTGATTGGTGGGAACCAGCTAAGTAACATCACACATTCTGCAAGCCAGAGTTGTTCGCCAAATTTAGAGCTTGTTGAACGAAACAATCTCTGCCGACTGGACGAGCCCATAggtctcgtcgtcttcttcctcttcatcctcctcctcctcgccctcctgacgcttcttcagcttctcgaGCTGCTCGGGTGTCATGCCAAGGGCCTCGATCTGGTCGACGATTTCGTTCGTGTTGACCACGTCATCCAGAATAGTGCAGCACAGCTGAGAATACACAAAAAACATGCACACATGAGTTCATCACGCCCAGATTACACACGCTGCAGTCATCGTCGTGCATGCATAGCAAACGCGGTAGCGATTCAAGCGTCGTCCCGTGCTGAGTCCCGGCTTCCCCAGAGTTGCCTATCCCCCAACGACCACGAAGCCGGTCCACGGCAGATTGCAAGGCCCGCCAGAAAGACCTAGTGCAAACAGTGCCCGCTACCTTAGCCCTAACTGTCTGTTCCGGCTCGCTTGCGGCGACGCACCTGCAGCTTGTAGAGACCGAAGGCAACGGGGACCTTCTTGACGGCCTCTCCCCATGTGACACCCTCGATCTTGATCTCCTTGCACAGCTTGCTGATCTCGTCGAGGCTGGTTTCCGCATCGGCGGGTTTCACTTCAATGACCAGAGAGGATTTGTTGATgacctccttcttcttcttgcctgctgcttccttcttcttggACTCGGCGAGCTTCTTCACCGCCTCCTTGTCGTCATCGCCTGCGTTGGGACAAGCACATTCCATACGGTGACAGCACCTCCATTCCTCCAGTGTCAATCCAGCATGTACAGAGGAAGCTGGGAACATATGAAAAACTCGCGGGCGATTtcaaaaaacagaaaagacGCATGTTTCCTCAGGAATAACATGTCGGTCAGGGGCAGTCGCAAAGCCTCTGTGCAGTCAGTAGTATTGCTAAAAAACTCGTCACACGTGAATCCGCAGAAACTGCCGGATTCCATCATTACAAAGTAGTTACAGAAGCACGACTACCGAGTACGATCCCAACATCAGCTTGCTGCAAGCTGCGTTCCCCCGATTATCGTGCGAAGGCAGCAAGCAACAACGGTCACCGTGGTCACCGTAGAAACTGGTCACGGATCGGGAGCTGTTTTGACGACCTGACTTACCGAAGAGATCGATGTCATCATCGTCATCCTCCTGCTTGGGCTTCTCCGCCTTGAGTTCACCCCGGGGCCACGCACCCTTCTGGATGGCAGAGAAGTGGGCGATGTGGCGGTACCACCGATTCGCATCAACGAACTTGGTCGCATTGGGAGCTCCGAGCAACTTCGAGAAAATGGTAACATCGTCCTGAGTGGCGTGATAGCCCGAGATGTACGACCGGGTCGCCAAATATTCATTCAGCTTCCCCACGCCGATGTCACTCTTGAGGTTTCCGAAATCAGGAACCACCATTGTATTGTGCTTGACGGAAAAGAGAGCTACACAAAATTCTTTACAAGATtcagagaggaagacaaaAGACCGACGGCGACAACCGACAGCACAGGGATGCAAATGACCACTAACGGACCAACCGAAAAGCGGGCTTGACAGAAATTGGAGACATAGAGGGCCGCACACAACCGACATCCCTCGTCTGGGCAAAAAAGCGCGGGATCGCTCATGCAACCTTGCGTAAAAACGCAACTGCCAAGCCTTCCCCAGTGAAggggccgcggagacgaggatgCACGGGGCTGATGCCACCCCCTATCATCCCGCCCCCTGCACGTTTACAGAAACGCTTGGGTGCAAAAAATGGGCGTAAGGCGACCGCCGTCTGCAGACTGGCACGCAGTACCGGCAAAAGATGCAGTTGCCGCGGCTCTGGACGTGCGGGAGTCGTGAAAGAACTCACACGAAACTAGAGAGAAAATCGGTGTCGTCAATCTGTTTTCGAGGCTGTCTCGATGGCCGTGGGCAGTGGCAGTGGGGAGTTCGCTGGAGCCCAGCATCTACGCTGGCGGGCGCTTTCTTTGGTAAGACAGCCCAGATCTCAACGCCGTTCCGTATCCAATTTGGGTTATTACGTCACATGACCTCGCCACTCACGGGTTAGTCAGTACTTTGTGCGGTATAAAGGAAATGTGAAGCGGAGTTCTagggctgctgctgctgccgtgTATTTCCGCTTCTCTCATCCGGTTGTTCGTGCGTGGCAATCATTTTCAGCTGGGAGCCAAAACCGAAGCTGGCAAGGCTGCAGAATTATTTTCGCGCCCACAGCTTTCGAATTAACGGCTATTTTTGCCTCATAGCATCTTGTCCAGGCCTTTGGAGATGTCGCTTCTTGCGCTCCTCGTCAAGCCTAAAGTGCGCACGCGC from Besnoitia besnoiti strain Bb-Ger1 chromosome V, whole genome shotgun sequence encodes:
- a CDS encoding EF-1 guanine nucleotide exchange domain-containing protein (encoded by transcript BESB_060190), with amino-acid sequence MVVPDFGNLKSDIGVGKLNEYLATRSYISGYHATQDDVTIFSKLLGAPNATKFVDANRWYRHIAHFSAIQKGAWPRGELKAEKPKQEDDDDDIDLFGKSGDDDKEAVKKLAESKKKEAAGKKKKEVINKSSLVIEVKPADAETSLDEISKLCKEIKIEGVTWGEAVKKVPVAFGLYKLQLCCTILDDVVNTNEIVDQIEALGMTPEQLEKLKKRQEGEEEEDEEEEDDETYGLVQSAEIVSFNKL